AATTCGATACGCGAGCGCAATCCCCGTTATGGGCAGGGGGAAAATCCCGCTGCAACGGCTGCGGATACGCCTCCGGCCAACGGGTAACACACAACTTTACAGGCCCGGAAAAACGCCCTATCGTCGCGAATGAAAGGGCAAACGGCCGCGTTCAACCCGGCTTTCCAACGCATCCCGCGCCTTCCCACCATCGGCTGATGGTTGCCCCTCCTGACTTCGCCCTCGACCTCGCTGCTCACGCCCGGAACCACGACTGCCATGCCTGATGCCGTGGTACCGCTCTACCACCAGATCTACGTCGTCCTGCGCCAACAGATTCTTGAGGGCCGGTTTAGTGACGGCCCGATGCCGGGCGAAATCGAGCTGGCCCGCCAGTTCGGGGCCTCGCGCGTCACGATGCGGCGCGTGTTCGACTACCTCGTCAAGGAAGGCCTGGTGCGCCGCCATCGCGGCATGGGCACGTTTGTCGTCAAACCCGATGATCCGGTGACGATGGGCGGCGGCGCCCAGACGCTGCTGCAGAACATCATCGACGTGGGTGAGCGCACCTCCGCCGTCGTCGTCGAATTTGAAGACGTGCTGGCCCCGCCCGACGAGGCCAAGTGCCTGGAAATCCCGCCCGGCACGCCGATCAAGAAACTCGTGCGCGTGCGCCATTTGGAAGACACGCCCATGGCGCTCATCACCACGTGGCTGCCGCTGGACGTGACGAGCAAGCTCACGCTGGACCGCCTGGCGAACCAGTCGCTGCTGCGGCTGATCGAGGGCTCGGGCGTGCGGATCGACCGGGCGTCGCAGGTGGTTTCCGCGCGATTGGCCGATGTGGCGACGGCGCAGTATCTGGATGTGTCGGTGGGCGCGCCGCTGCTTTCCGTCCAGCGCATCGTGCGCGAAATGAGCGGGCGACCCGTGCAACTGCTGCAGGGCCTGTACCGACCCGACCGCTACGAATACCGCATGGAGCTGTCGCGCGTGGGCGAAGACCGCGCTCGTCTGTGGATCGACAACGCTGGCCACGACGTGCAGGGCGGCCATAGCGAAGACGTGGAAGAGACCCCCGCCGCAGAGCCCGCCCCCGCCGGACAGCGCGCCTGACACCACCATCAGCAAGGTTATTGGCCGTCAGCAGGCCCAGAGGAAAGTTGTTAGGATCGCCGCTTCGCTGCGATGCAGCAATCTCCTCCATGAGGTTCCCATGTCGACCTCGCCTGCGTCCCCAACGCCTGCCAATACCACCACAGCACCCGCCGCACCTGACACCCAAGGGCTGATCCGCCTGCTCACCGCCGGCGCGGGGATCAGCGTGGCGTGCATTTACCTGAACCACCCACTACTGGGCCTGATCGGCCACGACCTCGCCATCGCGCCGCAGTCCTTGGGCGTGCTGCCAACGCTTACGGCGGCGGGCTACGCCAGCGGCATCTTTTTCTTCGGCCCGCTGGGCGACCGCTACGATCGCCGCATCGTCATCCTGTGGAAGGCGGTGCTGCTCACGCTGGCGCTCATCGCCAGTTGCCTTGCGCCCAACCTGCCCCTGCTGGCAGCGGCAGGCTTTGCGGTGGGGCTGTCAGCCACCATGGCGCAGGACTTTGTGCCCAGCGCCGCCGCCATCAGCACGGACCACAACCGCAATCGCAACATCGGCACGGTGATGACGGGGCTGTTGATCGGCATCGTCAGCTCACGCGTGTTCAGCGGCATCGTGGCGGACCATTTCGGCTGGCGCGCGGCATTCGGCGTCTCAGCGGTGGCGATTGTCGGACTGGCAATTGCCGTACGCGCTGCGCACTTTGGTGTGGCGCCGCCCTCCGCCACCACGAGGCAGCCTTACCTCGTGTTGCTGCGCTCGCTCGGTACGCTGTTCGCGCAGCATCCGCGGCTGCGCGCGTCGGCCATCACGCAAGCGTTCATCGGCATTGCGTTCTCGGGCTTCTGGTCGACTGTGGCGTTGCACCTGACGGGTACGCTCGGGCTCTCGACCGGGCAAGCGGGGCTGCTCGGCTTTGCCGGTGCCGCGGGCGCGCTGGGCGCGAGCATTGCCGGGCGATTGTCGGGCCGCGTTGCGCCCGGCCACATCGCAGCGGGTGGCGCGTTGCTCATGGCAGTGACGTTTGCCGCGATGGCGCTGTTCCCGCAATCGCTGATCGCCATCGTGATCGGCACGCTCATCTTTGACGTGGGCGTGCAAGCGGCGCTGGTCTCGCACCAGACCATCATTTATGCATTGGCACCCGAAGCGCGCAGCCGCATCAACGCGGTGTTCATGACGGCGCTGTTCATCGGCATGTCGGTGGGCGCGTATGGCGCGAGCCTGGCGTGGACGAGCGCGCGCTGGACGGGACTGATGACGTTCTGCACGGCGGCGGCCCTGGTGGCGCTCGGGCTGCGTGCAGTGTTCAACGCGCGGCAGGGGGCCCGTTGACAAGCCCGCTCGGCATTGCGGTTGTGACCATTTGTGAACTATAGTTTACAGGTCGAAGTGCGACCCTTAGCATCCCCGCATGCTGACGATCCGCACCACCAACGCTTTCGACACCTGGTTTTCGAGGCTGCGTGACAAGACTGCGCAGCGCCGTATCCAGGTGCGCATCGACCGCTTGCAACTGGGTCATCCAGGTGATGTGAAGGCTGTCCGAGCTGGTGTCAGTGAACTACGCATCAATCACGGCCCCGGCTACCCGGTGTATTTCGTCCAGCGTGGCGCAGTACTGATCATCCTGTTATGTGGCGGTGACAAGTCGACACAGGAAGCCGACATCCGACGCGCGATTGAGTTGTCGCGCCATCTCGACGTGGAGTGACCATGCCTAACGACAAACCCGTCAAAACCCGCCCGTGGGACTCCGCCGAGCATCTCAAGACCGAGGCCGATATGGCCGCATATCTGGACGCGTGCCTGGAGGAAGCGGCCGACGACCCCGCCTTTATCACCCATGCGCTGGGCGTGGTGGCCCGCGCGCGCGGCATGACACAACTTGCGCGTGATACCGGCATGACGCGGGAAGGGCTGTACAAGGCCTTGTCCGAAGAAGGCAACCCGAGCTTTGCCACTGTGCTCAAAGTCATGCGGGCGTTGGGTATTCGCTTGCATGCGGTCGCGGTGTAAGAGGCCGGGCGTACCCGTTTCTGCGTAACCTCAGCACGCCGGTTCTACACCTCCCGCAACACACCATCTCATCCATCGGGGCAATTCCGGGGCGCGACAATCTGCGACATGTCGCTACAATTCTGACGGTCAGCTTAGGCTGCCCACAGAACAACCACACCGAGACGCCCTCATGGATAGCACTGCCACCCCGCATGCGGTTGACCCGCACGACACACGCCGCCGTATCTTTGCCATCGTCG
This is a stretch of genomic DNA from Ralstonia wenshanensis. It encodes these proteins:
- a CDS encoding addiction module antidote protein, whose amino-acid sequence is MPNDKPVKTRPWDSAEHLKTEADMAAYLDACLEEAADDPAFITHALGVVARARGMTQLARDTGMTREGLYKALSEEGNPSFATVLKVMRALGIRLHAVAV
- a CDS encoding GntR family transcriptional regulator gives rise to the protein MPDAVVPLYHQIYVVLRQQILEGRFSDGPMPGEIELARQFGASRVTMRRVFDYLVKEGLVRRHRGMGTFVVKPDDPVTMGGGAQTLLQNIIDVGERTSAVVVEFEDVLAPPDEAKCLEIPPGTPIKKLVRVRHLEDTPMALITTWLPLDVTSKLTLDRLANQSLLRLIEGSGVRIDRASQVVSARLADVATAQYLDVSVGAPLLSVQRIVREMSGRPVQLLQGLYRPDRYEYRMELSRVGEDRARLWIDNAGHDVQGGHSEDVEETPAAEPAPAGQRA
- a CDS encoding MFS transporter is translated as MSTSPASPTPANTTTAPAAPDTQGLIRLLTAGAGISVACIYLNHPLLGLIGHDLAIAPQSLGVLPTLTAAGYASGIFFFGPLGDRYDRRIVILWKAVLLTLALIASCLAPNLPLLAAAGFAVGLSATMAQDFVPSAAAISTDHNRNRNIGTVMTGLLIGIVSSRVFSGIVADHFGWRAAFGVSAVAIVGLAIAVRAAHFGVAPPSATTRQPYLVLLRSLGTLFAQHPRLRASAITQAFIGIAFSGFWSTVALHLTGTLGLSTGQAGLLGFAGAAGALGASIAGRLSGRVAPGHIAAGGALLMAVTFAAMALFPQSLIAIVIGTLIFDVGVQAALVSHQTIIYALAPEARSRINAVFMTALFIGMSVGAYGASLAWTSARWTGLMTFCTAAALVALGLRAVFNARQGAR
- a CDS encoding type II toxin-antitoxin system RelE/ParE family toxin, yielding MLTIRTTNAFDTWFSRLRDKTAQRRIQVRIDRLQLGHPGDVKAVRAGVSELRINHGPGYPVYFVQRGAVLIILLCGGDKSTQEADIRRAIELSRHLDVE